One window from the genome of Haladaptatus paucihalophilus DX253 encodes:
- a CDS encoding HD domain-containing protein, with translation MQAIKDSVHDYVELPPVAAELLDTAPVQRLRHIKQLSTVRLVYPSANHTRFEHSIGVAHLAGRALDRLGIDDRRAKGVQAAALLHDVGHGPYGHQTEGIIERRLGRHHDEVGDLLDRGELAATLERHDLEPDEIAALVAGEGELGQIVAGELDVDRMDYLVRDAHHTGVPYGTVDYGRLLAALRFTDGTLVLAEGNVQTAESLLVARALMNATVYRHHVSRIAGAMLERTSERLLDSSDVSAAEFQRFTDAELLAALRNHEETRPMANRIAERNLFKRAVWAEWESVPGEVVAADHADVREFERDIAAKAGVEPEHVLLDTPGEPSIPESSSRVVVNGEIRRLADQSPLVQGLQASQRTQWRLGVYAPEAVTDAVEKAATSVLGLVH, from the coding sequence ATGCAGGCCATCAAGGATAGCGTCCACGACTACGTGGAACTCCCGCCGGTCGCCGCCGAACTGCTGGACACGGCACCGGTTCAGCGGCTCCGACACATCAAGCAGTTGAGCACGGTTCGACTCGTCTACCCGTCGGCGAACCACACCCGCTTCGAACACAGCATCGGCGTCGCCCACCTCGCGGGACGGGCGCTCGACCGTCTCGGCATCGACGACCGGCGGGCGAAAGGAGTGCAGGCCGCCGCGCTCCTCCACGACGTGGGCCACGGTCCCTACGGCCACCAGACCGAGGGTATCATCGAGCGGCGACTGGGCCGACACCACGACGAGGTTGGGGACCTGCTCGACCGCGGCGAACTCGCGGCCACGCTCGAACGCCACGACCTCGAACCCGACGAAATCGCCGCGTTGGTCGCGGGAGAGGGCGAACTCGGGCAAATCGTCGCCGGAGAACTCGACGTGGACCGGATGGACTACCTCGTCCGGGACGCCCACCACACCGGCGTTCCGTACGGAACGGTCGATTACGGCCGCCTGCTCGCGGCGCTCCGGTTCACGGACGGAACACTCGTACTAGCCGAGGGGAACGTCCAGACGGCGGAAAGCCTGCTCGTCGCCCGCGCGCTGATGAACGCGACGGTGTATCGCCACCACGTCTCCAGAATCGCTGGCGCGATGTTGGAGCGGACGAGCGAGCGCCTCCTCGATTCCAGCGACGTGAGCGCCGCGGAGTTCCAGCGATTCACCGACGCCGAACTGCTCGCCGCGCTTCGCAACCACGAGGAAACCCGACCGATGGCGAACCGAATCGCCGAGCGGAACCTGTTCAAGCGGGCGGTGTGGGCGGAGTGGGAGTCGGTACCCGGCGAAGTGGTCGCGGCTGACCACGCCGACGTCCGCGAGTTCGAACGAGACATCGCGGCGAAGGCGGGAGTAGAACCGGAACACGTCCTGCTCGACACACCCGGCGAACCGAGCATCCCCGAATCGTCCAGTCGCGTCGTCGTCAACGGAGAAATCAGGCGGTTGGCGGACCAATCGCCGCTGGTCCAGGGACTGCAAGCCTCTCAACGAACCCAGTGGCGGTTGGGCGTCTACGCACCCGAGGCGGTCACGGATGCGGTGGAGAAAGCGGCGACGTCGGTGCTCGGACTGGTTCACTGA
- a CDS encoding type 1 glutamine amidotransferase has translation MSRLRIAFLNAAHGDENTRRNFRRELDADLVEFDATERHLPEHFDFDAAVITGSRSSVYWDESWIPPLKSWVGDAIETGMPMLGICYGHQLLADVLGGDVRDMGEYEIGYRTVEHSGDSVLFEGVDRRFTAFTTHSDEVAELPPGAEPIAENDYSNHGFRKGDVFGVQFHPEYDTRTAEAVTRGKDLGEARLTEVLDGINEENYAAACEAKAVFENFTEYVRTVRNPAAD, from the coding sequence ATGAGTCGGCTCAGAATCGCATTTTTGAACGCCGCACACGGCGACGAAAACACGCGGCGAAATTTCCGGCGCGAACTCGACGCGGACCTCGTGGAGTTCGACGCGACCGAACGCCACCTCCCCGAACACTTCGACTTCGACGCGGCCGTCATCACCGGCTCGCGGTCGTCCGTCTACTGGGACGAAAGTTGGATTCCACCCCTCAAATCGTGGGTCGGGGACGCCATCGAAACCGGGATGCCCATGCTCGGTATCTGCTACGGCCATCAACTGCTGGCGGACGTTCTCGGCGGCGACGTTCGTGACATGGGCGAGTACGAAATCGGTTACCGGACGGTCGAACACTCCGGCGATTCCGTGCTGTTCGAAGGGGTTGACCGACGGTTTACCGCGTTCACGACCCACTCGGATGAAGTCGCGGAGCTCCCGCCCGGCGCGGAACCCATCGCGGAAAACGACTATTCGAACCACGGCTTCCGCAAGGGGGACGTGTTCGGCGTCCAGTTCCATCCCGAGTACGATACGAGGACGGCGGAGGCCGTCACCCGCGGCAAGGACCTCGGGGAAGCGCGTCTCACGGAGGTCTTGGACGGCATCAACGAGGAGAACTACGCGGCGGCGTGCGAGGCGAAAGCCGTGTTCGAGAACTTCACCGAATACGTCCGAACGGTGCGGAATCCAGCTGCCGACTGA
- a CDS encoding ABC transporter ATP-binding protein, translated as MTDAIRADDVRVVYPDGTRAVNGVDLRVPEGEFFGFLGPNGAGKTTTIRTLVTLLRPTDGSVTVNGYDVGDDPESVRRSVGYMAQETSIDEELTARENVEYMAAAYGIPKSERAERADELLNLADLLDVADKSAKTFSGGMKKRLDAVTALVHHPPVVFLDEPTTGLDPKARNRLWDYFREINREGTTVFLTTQYLEEADQLCDRISLIKDGEIALTGSPDELKNEVGGDILELEIAPSDVDVATRLAESGDVFHDAVVTETDTGISVGATTIRTHGADYFAELRDAGVAVDGFDVRSPTLDDVFLAVTGEGVEDDKEAASDTEVAA; from the coding sequence ATGACCGACGCGATACGCGCCGACGACGTGCGCGTGGTCTATCCGGACGGCACCCGCGCCGTCAACGGGGTCGACCTCCGCGTGCCGGAGGGAGAATTCTTCGGCTTCCTCGGCCCGAACGGTGCCGGAAAGACCACGACCATCCGAACGCTCGTGACGCTGTTGCGGCCGACCGACGGGTCCGTCACGGTGAACGGCTACGACGTCGGCGACGACCCGGAGAGCGTGCGCCGCTCCGTCGGTTACATGGCACAGGAGACGAGCATCGACGAGGAGTTGACCGCGCGCGAGAACGTCGAATACATGGCGGCGGCGTACGGGATTCCGAAGTCGGAGCGCGCCGAGCGCGCCGACGAACTCCTCAACCTCGCGGACCTGCTCGACGTGGCCGACAAGTCGGCGAAGACGTTCTCCGGAGGGATGAAAAAGCGGCTCGATGCCGTCACCGCGCTGGTCCACCATCCCCCGGTCGTCTTCCTCGACGAACCGACGACGGGACTCGACCCGAAGGCGCGAAACCGCCTCTGGGACTACTTCCGCGAGATAAACCGCGAGGGAACCACCGTGTTCCTGACGACGCAGTATCTGGAGGAGGCCGACCAGCTCTGTGACCGCATCTCGCTCATCAAGGACGGCGAAATCGCGCTGACCGGTTCCCCGGACGAACTCAAAAACGAGGTCGGCGGCGACATCCTCGAACTCGAAATCGCGCCGTCGGACGTCGACGTGGCGACGCGCCTCGCCGAATCGGGCGACGTGTTCCACGATGCCGTCGTGACCGAAACGGACACCGGAATTTCGGTCGGTGCGACGACGATTCGAACGCACGGAGCGGACTACTTCGCCGAACTCCGCGACGCGGGCGTCGCGGTGGACGGCTTCGACGTGCGGTCGCCGACGCTCGACGACGTGTTCCTCGCGGTCACCGGAGAGGGCGTCGAAGACGACAAGGAAGCGGCGTCGGATACGGAGGTGGCCGCGTGA
- a CDS encoding alpha/beta fold hydrolase, whose amino-acid sequence MPFADNDGLSIYYETDGSANHDTVTFIGDAAFGAWQWGWQHAAVAGPFESLVWDNRGTGRSDAPEGPYSVAAMAGDLEAVLADYGVRKAHLVGAGLGGMVALHYAKQFSRAKTLTLIGTAASGSRIDPAVREELLAEKTPDALHESLRPVVSEAAFAAGLEDVVEWRLDDDAELPAQRAQFAALDGFDVSDSLYEITTPALVLHGTDDRVVPVDAGTELANGLPRGELRTFEDAPHLVHVERSKEVNDELLDFIAANAENAFD is encoded by the coding sequence ATGCCTTTCGCTGACAACGACGGACTCTCGATATACTACGAAACGGACGGCTCGGCGAACCACGACACGGTGACGTTCATCGGGGACGCGGCCTTCGGCGCGTGGCAGTGGGGCTGGCAGCACGCGGCGGTGGCCGGTCCGTTCGAGTCGCTGGTGTGGGACAACCGCGGAACCGGGCGCTCGGACGCGCCGGAAGGTCCGTATTCGGTCGCGGCGATGGCGGGCGACCTGGAGGCGGTGCTGGCCGACTACGGGGTCAGGAAGGCCCATCTCGTCGGTGCCGGACTGGGCGGGATGGTCGCGCTCCACTACGCGAAGCAGTTCTCGCGGGCGAAGACGCTGACGCTCATCGGGACGGCGGCGAGCGGGTCCCGAATCGACCCGGCGGTTCGGGAGGAACTGCTCGCCGAGAAGACCCCCGACGCGCTCCACGAGTCGCTCCGCCCGGTCGTGAGCGAGGCGGCGTTCGCCGCCGGATTGGAGGACGTGGTGGAGTGGCGGCTCGACGACGACGCCGAACTCCCGGCCCAACGCGCCCAGTTCGCGGCGCTGGACGGGTTCGACGTGAGCGACAGCCTGTACGAAATCACGACCCCGGCGCTGGTGCTCCACGGCACCGACGACCGCGTGGTTCCCGTCGATGCCGGAACGGAACTCGCTAACGGACTGCCGCGCGGCGAGTTACGGACGTTCGAGGACGCACCCCACCTCGTGCACGTCGAGCGGTCGAAGGAAGTGAACGACGAACTGCTCGACTTCATCGCCGCGAACGCGGAGAACGCGTTCGACTGA
- a CDS encoding SCO family protein, protein MHRRTYLRSVAATGAAVSAAGCLGSLGDSNPNVALSEPDRNVESSDLPYPAWGEKIPDVTIPAPLEDRTVSFRDVETPSIVTFFYTHCMTICPVLISTLRNVQTHATKNGYAKDVTFLPTTFDPQRDDAEQLRAYTDKMNVDQSIDDWSFLRPKSEERAKHVITDTFGVQFEKTKQKSKDDYMFSHSALILLVNEKGYVERAYHGTSPKQQQIIDDLETVRG, encoded by the coding sequence ATGCATCGACGGACGTACCTCCGCTCCGTTGCGGCGACGGGAGCGGCGGTCTCGGCGGCGGGCTGTCTGGGGTCGCTCGGCGACTCGAACCCGAACGTGGCGCTAAGCGAACCCGACAGGAACGTCGAAAGTTCGGATCTCCCGTACCCGGCGTGGGGCGAGAAGATCCCCGACGTGACGATTCCCGCACCGCTCGAAGACCGGACCGTCTCGTTTCGGGACGTCGAGACGCCGAGCATCGTCACGTTCTTCTACACCCACTGTATGACGATCTGTCCGGTGCTCATCTCGACGCTTCGCAACGTCCAGACGCACGCGACCAAGAACGGGTACGCGAAGGACGTGACATTTCTGCCGACGACGTTCGACCCCCAGCGGGACGACGCAGAGCAGTTGCGGGCGTACACGGACAAGATGAACGTGGACCAGTCCATCGACGACTGGAGCTTCCTCCGGCCGAAATCGGAAGAGCGGGCGAAACACGTCATCACCGACACGTTCGGCGTCCAGTTCGAGAAGACGAAACAGAAATCGAAGGACGACTACATGTTCTCCCACTCGGCACTCATCCTGCTCGTCAACGAAAAGGGATACGTCGAACGGGCGTACCACGGCACGTCGCCGAAGCAACAGCAGATAATCGACGACCTCGAAACCGTCCGCGGATGA
- a CDS encoding class I adenylate-forming enzyme family protein — protein sequence MSLFSERHADRWGDRTAIVDGGERLSYADLDDRITTAAGRLATLGIDEGNSVALVSRNRIEVLVSMLAVWRVGGVFAPVSHRLTPATVSRPMEQIDPDLVLFESAQRDLVRQFDARSFEEFEHVTPADFSAVERADADTQLLVHTEDGERVVELSKRAVEWNCRTATAGWGLGRNDCTIALLPLSRPDCLLGFALPLLAVGGRVVLRRAFDPDDAVTAIEERGVTCLVAAPTEFRELADAGFEGSAPALDWLAARGRVPPEVREGLPIPPVHVYGRAETGVNVLRETPGSGAVAYPFPNCGVRIEGEGSGDLLVRGPTTATGYLDGEAFEEWVSMGDVFRHESSARPDATDSRGFVPVGDGDDDASETGGQRVHPRAVETVLESHPDVREVGIVEAVAETGGTAPKAVVVGDVPPGALREFAEERLEPHEVPRAIEPAASLPRRPSGELDRAALRERFMTWE from the coding sequence ATGTCACTCTTCTCGGAGCGACACGCCGACCGCTGGGGGGACCGGACGGCAATCGTGGACGGAGGCGAGCGCCTCTCCTACGCCGACCTCGACGACCGAATCACGACCGCGGCGGGGCGACTCGCAACGCTCGGTATCGACGAGGGAAATTCGGTCGCTCTCGTCTCGCGGAATCGCATCGAGGTGCTGGTCTCCATGCTCGCCGTCTGGCGCGTCGGCGGCGTGTTCGCACCCGTTTCGCATCGACTGACGCCCGCCACCGTCTCGCGGCCGATGGAGCAAATCGACCCCGACCTCGTGCTATTCGAGTCGGCACAGCGGGACCTCGTTCGGCAGTTCGACGCCCGCTCGTTCGAGGAGTTCGAACACGTCACGCCCGCCGATTTCTCAGCCGTCGAGCGCGCCGACGCGGACACGCAGCTGCTCGTCCACACCGAGGACGGCGAACGGGTCGTGGAACTGTCGAAGCGGGCCGTCGAGTGGAACTGCCGAACCGCAACCGCCGGGTGGGGTCTCGGGAGGAACGATTGCACCATCGCCCTGTTGCCGCTGTCGCGCCCGGACTGCTTGCTCGGGTTCGCGCTTCCGCTTCTCGCCGTCGGCGGTCGAGTCGTACTGCGGCGCGCGTTCGACCCGGACGACGCCGTGACCGCAATCGAAGAACGCGGCGTGACCTGTCTCGTCGCCGCTCCGACCGAGTTCCGCGAACTGGCCGACGCCGGGTTCGAAGGGTCCGCTCCGGCGCTCGATTGGCTCGCCGCTCGCGGCCGCGTTCCGCCGGAGGTGCGCGAGGGGCTTCCGATTCCGCCCGTTCACGTCTACGGCCGCGCGGAAACCGGCGTCAATGTGCTCCGCGAAACGCCGGGGTCGGGCGCGGTCGCGTACCCGTTTCCGAACTGTGGGGTCCGAATCGAGGGCGAGGGGTCGGGCGACTTGCTCGTTCGCGGTCCGACGACCGCGACGGGCTATCTCGACGGAGAGGCGTTCGAAGAGTGGGTGTCGATGGGGGACGTGTTCCGGCACGAATCGTCCGCTAGACCCGACGCGACCGATTCGCGTGGGTTCGTTCCCGTCGGTGACGGCGACGACGATGCGTCCGAAACCGGCGGTCAGCGGGTCCATCCGCGAGCGGTCGAAACCGTGCTCGAATCGCATCCGGACGTACGGGAGGTCGGCATCGTCGAAGCCGTCGCGGAGACGGGCGGAACGGCACCGAAGGCGGTGGTCGTCGGCGACGTGCCGCCGGGCGCACTCCGCGAGTTCGCGGAGGAACGACTCGAACCGCACGAGGTGCCGCGGGCTATCGAACCGGCCGCGTCGCTTCCGCGACGCCCCTCCGGCGAACTCGACCGGGCGGCACTGCGCGAGCGGTTCATGACATGGGAGTGA
- a CDS encoding acyl-CoA dehydrogenase family protein, whose amino-acid sequence MLDYVDLEADLGQEERMVRDTAREFVEEHVKPDIGDHYEAGTFPEEIIPEMGELGFYAPNLDGYGLPNLSETAYGLLMQELEACDSGLRSMASVQGALVMYPIHAYGSEEQKERWLPDLGEGKAVGCFGLTEPEHGSNPSGMETYAEKEGDEYVLNGSKTWITNSPISDVAVVWARDRSAEDSPVRGFLVETDRDGVTTNQIHDKLSLRASITGEISLQNVTVPEDAVLPGVEGMKGPLSCLTQARYGIAWGAVGAARDCFETARDYATERDQFGGPIARFQLQQDKLAEMATQITTSQLLVHRLADLKERGDLRPQHVSMAKRNNVRMARDQARVAREMLGGNGITTDYPPMRHMANMETVYTYEGTHDIHTLVLGQDLTGIAAFE is encoded by the coding sequence ATGCTCGATTACGTGGATTTGGAGGCAGACCTCGGACAGGAAGAGCGGATGGTTCGGGACACCGCCCGCGAGTTCGTCGAAGAGCACGTCAAACCCGACATCGGAGACCACTACGAAGCGGGGACGTTCCCGGAGGAAATCATCCCCGAGATGGGGGAACTCGGGTTCTACGCGCCGAACCTCGACGGCTACGGCCTGCCGAACCTGAGCGAGACGGCCTACGGCCTGCTGATGCAGGAACTCGAAGCCTGCGACTCCGGCCTGCGCTCGATGGCGAGCGTGCAGGGCGCGCTCGTGATGTATCCCATCCACGCCTACGGGTCCGAGGAGCAGAAAGAACGCTGGCTTCCCGACCTCGGCGAGGGCAAGGCGGTCGGTTGTTTCGGCCTGACGGAACCCGAACACGGGTCGAACCCGTCGGGGATGGAAACCTACGCGGAAAAGGAGGGCGACGAGTACGTCCTCAACGGCTCGAAGACGTGGATTACGAACTCCCCCATCTCGGACGTGGCGGTCGTCTGGGCGCGTGACCGCTCCGCCGAGGACTCGCCGGTTCGCGGCTTCCTCGTGGAGACCGACCGCGACGGCGTGACGACGAACCAGATACACGACAAACTCTCGCTTCGCGCGTCCATCACGGGCGAAATCAGCCTCCAGAACGTCACGGTTCCGGAGGACGCCGTTCTGCCCGGCGTCGAGGGGATGAAGGGACCGCTCTCCTGTCTCACGCAGGCCCGCTACGGCATCGCGTGGGGTGCGGTCGGCGCGGCCCGCGACTGCTTCGAGACGGCCCGCGACTACGCCACCGAACGCGACCAGTTCGGCGGCCCCATCGCGCGGTTCCAACTCCAGCAGGACAAACTGGCCGAGATGGCGACCCAGATTACGACCTCGCAACTGCTCGTCCACCGTCTCGCCGACTTGAAAGAACGCGGCGACCTCCGCCCGCAGCACGTCTCGATGGCGAAGCGGAACAACGTTCGGATGGCCCGCGACCAAGCCCGCGTCGCCCGCGAGATGCTCGGCGGCAACGGCATCACGACGGACTACCCGCCGATGCGCCACATGGCGAACATGGAGACGGTGTACACCTACGAGGGAACCCACGACATCCACACGTTGGTTCTGGGGCAGGATCTCACTGGCATCGCCGCCTTCGAGTGA
- a CDS encoding MOSC domain-containing protein, whose translation MNGTGEIEAIHVADEAETEPEGVAEVEAVAGRGLRGDRYFTDDGTFSGDDITFIEAEALDAIEEEAGIALEPGAHRRNVTTRNAALNHLVGERFRVGEAVCEGVELCEPCSHLESLTEKGTLSALVHRGGLRASIVESGEIHVGDGIEQL comes from the coding sequence ATGAACGGAACGGGAGAAATCGAGGCGATTCACGTCGCCGACGAGGCGGAAACCGAACCGGAAGGAGTCGCGGAAGTGGAGGCGGTCGCAGGGCGCGGACTGCGCGGCGACCGCTATTTCACCGACGACGGAACGTTTTCGGGCGACGACATCACGTTCATCGAAGCGGAGGCGCTCGACGCTATCGAGGAGGAGGCGGGAATCGCGCTCGAACCGGGTGCCCACCGCCGAAACGTGACGACGCGAAACGCGGCGCTGAACCACCTCGTCGGCGAACGGTTTCGCGTCGGCGAAGCGGTTTGTGAGGGGGTCGAACTCTGTGAACCGTGCTCGCATCTGGAGTCGCTGACCGAGAAGGGAACGCTTTCCGCGCTGGTTCACCGGGGCGGCCTTCGCGCCAGTATCGTCGAATCCGGCGAGATTCACGTCGGCGACGGCATCGAACAACTGTAG
- a CDS encoding TlpA family protein disulfide reductase, whose protein sequence is MNRRRLLTGLAGLGITGGSAWVALNGLSDDGGLPKRVETMRAEGSTAGTVQVPTPETVTVIDLFATWCMPCQEQMEALTKLHDEYGDEVRFVSITNERIGGTLTKDDIRSWWNENDGKWTLGLDPDSSVMAALNAGGLPFVGVAAPDGTVTWTHHGVAGIDTLREQITAAKNE, encoded by the coding sequence ATGAATCGACGTCGCCTCCTCACCGGACTCGCGGGACTCGGCATCACCGGCGGTAGCGCGTGGGTCGCGCTGAACGGCCTGTCGGACGACGGCGGACTGCCGAAACGCGTCGAGACGATGCGTGCGGAAGGTTCGACCGCCGGGACGGTGCAGGTTCCGACTCCCGAAACCGTCACCGTCATCGACCTCTTCGCCACGTGGTGTATGCCGTGTCAAGAGCAGATGGAGGCGCTGACGAAACTGCACGACGAATACGGCGACGAGGTTCGATTCGTCTCCATCACGAACGAGCGCATCGGCGGCACGCTGACGAAAGACGACATCCGCTCGTGGTGGAACGAAAACGACGGGAAGTGGACGCTCGGTCTCGACCCGGATTCGTCGGTGATGGCCGCGCTGAACGCGGGCGGCCTCCCGTTCGTCGGCGTCGCGGCACCGGACGGAACGGTCACGTGGACGCACCACGGCGTGGCGGGCATCGACACGCTCCGCGAGCAGATTACGGCGGCCAAAAACGAATGA
- a CDS encoding ABC transporter permease, which produces MSTDLGASEDRTLAPGNGFLGDTWVNMRRWLLKSVRNPFIVTSSIVQPLIFLVLFSQVFGQVTGGAIGGPGQNVEYISFLLPAIIIQVSLVAAASSGIGLVNDIETGMFAKALVSPMNRGAVFLGKTLAEVARICVQIIIVVVVGVLLGANIATGFLGVLALMLIGILFSIWFTALSNVVGIQTGDTESTIIAVNFLQLPLLFVSSAFLPVDRLPQWIQYISAVNPITYGVDAARALVITGWEWNTILPSIAILVALDLVLTGIALVVLRRATSASV; this is translated from the coding sequence GTGAGCACCGATTTGGGGGCGAGCGAGGACCGAACGCTCGCGCCGGGGAACGGCTTCCTCGGCGACACGTGGGTGAACATGCGCCGCTGGCTGCTCAAGTCGGTGCGAAACCCGTTCATCGTCACCTCCTCCATCGTCCAACCGCTCATCTTCCTCGTCCTGTTCTCGCAGGTGTTCGGGCAGGTCACCGGCGGCGCTATCGGCGGTCCCGGGCAAAACGTCGAGTACATCAGTTTCCTCCTTCCCGCCATCATCATTCAGGTGTCGCTCGTCGCGGCGGCGAGTTCCGGCATCGGGTTGGTCAACGACATCGAGACGGGGATGTTCGCCAAGGCGCTCGTCTCGCCGATGAACCGCGGCGCGGTGTTCCTCGGAAAGACACTCGCCGAGGTCGCACGCATCTGCGTCCAGATAATAATCGTCGTCGTGGTTGGCGTCCTCCTCGGTGCGAACATCGCCACCGGCTTCCTCGGCGTGCTCGCGCTGATGCTCATCGGCATCCTGTTTTCCATCTGGTTCACGGCGCTCTCGAACGTCGTCGGCATCCAGACCGGCGACACGGAATCGACCATCATCGCGGTGAACTTCCTGCAACTCCCGCTGTTGTTCGTCTCCAGCGCGTTCCTCCCGGTGGACCGACTGCCGCAGTGGATTCAGTACATCAGCGCCGTCAACCCCATCACCTACGGGGTCGATGCTGCACGGGCGCTCGTCATCACCGGCTGGGAGTGGAACACGATTCTGCCGTCCATCGCCATCCTCGTCGCGCTCGACCTCGTGCTGACCGGCATCGCGTTGGTCGTCCTCAGACGGGCGACCAGCGCCAGCGTGTGA
- a CDS encoding DUF7344 domain-containing protein translates to MADQTTNDDGGSSRATASPTGPSADVPPLSQDALFDALSSRRSRYILHELRTEDTPVTLETLVDTVAAWETDKSIDLVSDEHRRNVLMSLQHTQLPKLAMAGLVQYDDDRRLVDTGIHSDQADAYLDIAIARDDAVPTSE, encoded by the coding sequence ATGGCAGACCAGACGACAAACGACGACGGTGGTTCGTCACGCGCCACCGCTTCGCCGACCGGGCCGAGTGCCGACGTCCCCCCGCTTTCACAGGACGCGCTCTTCGACGCCCTCTCGTCCCGCCGAAGCCGATACATCCTCCACGAGTTGCGGACCGAAGACACGCCGGTCACGCTCGAAACCCTCGTTGACACCGTTGCCGCGTGGGAGACGGACAAATCCATCGACCTCGTGTCCGACGAACACCGCCGCAACGTCCTCATGTCGCTCCAGCACACGCAACTCCCGAAACTGGCGATGGCCGGACTCGTCCAGTACGACGACGATAGACGGCTCGTCGATACGGGCATCCATTCCGACCAAGCCGACGCCTATCTCGACATCGCAATCGCGCGCGACGATGCGGTTCCGACCTCCGAGTAA
- a CDS encoding phosphotransferase family protein — MKEDERAVRERLESHTNDYEVGRKLHDVPPHVTHEVRLDGRRAVCKRATSDEGDPAMEARVMQHLETNTSVPVPHVLVLGDDYFVAEWCDEIPADGSVDEASARTMGAGLATLHAETTFESYGFLGARDGELVLDARESWHGTVRDFLADRRDFLRDGGFVADAKAAADALTFVRECPDLFRDVGEPVLCHGNYLPDHVGRDGGDVTTVIDFEHALVGPGEYDYWRTAIPLCAGPGGVDETVAEAFRAGYESVRELPPGFDRRGDVYRLIVVVSFFRSLRLQRQQTGAEATRTARRFRELVSGTIESIREDCDDW, encoded by the coding sequence ATGAAAGAAGACGAACGAGCGGTACGCGAGCGACTCGAATCGCATACGAACGACTACGAAGTGGGACGAAAACTGCACGACGTGCCGCCGCACGTCACGCACGAAGTTCGACTGGACGGGAGGCGGGCGGTCTGCAAACGTGCGACGAGCGACGAGGGTGACCCGGCGATGGAAGCCCGAGTCATGCAGCACCTCGAAACGAACACGTCGGTTCCGGTGCCGCACGTCCTCGTGCTCGGAGACGACTACTTCGTCGCGGAGTGGTGCGACGAGATTCCCGCGGACGGGAGCGTGGACGAGGCGAGCGCGCGAACGATGGGTGCCGGACTGGCGACCTTGCACGCCGAGACGACGTTCGAGTCGTACGGCTTCTTGGGAGCGCGGGACGGCGAACTGGTCCTCGACGCGCGGGAATCGTGGCACGGGACCGTCCGCGACTTCCTCGCCGACCGACGCGATTTCTTGCGAGACGGCGGGTTCGTCGCGGACGCCAAGGCGGCGGCCGACGCGCTGACGTTCGTCCGTGAGTGCCCGGACCTGTTCCGCGACGTCGGTGAACCGGTTCTCTGTCACGGTAACTACCTCCCCGACCACGTTGGACGCGATGGGGGTGATGTGACGACCGTCATCGACTTCGAACACGCGCTCGTCGGACCGGGAGAGTACGACTACTGGCGCACGGCGATTCCGCTTTGCGCCGGGCCGGGCGGCGTGGACGAGACGGTGGCCGAGGCGTTCCGAGCGGGCTACGAATCGGTTCGGGAACTCCCGCCGGGATTCGACCGCCGGGGCGACGTGTATCGATTGATAGTCGTCGTCTCCTTCTTCCGGTCGCTTCGCCTCCAACGTCAGCAAACCGGTGCGGAAGCAACTCGAACCGCGCGCCGTTTCCGGGAACTCGTTTCCGGGACCATCGAGTCGATACGGGAGGACTGTGACGACTGGTAA
- a CDS encoding winged helix-turn-helix transcriptional regulator, with protein MSGDEFPDPEAVIERGRRYRDRLDEYGENQQKETVTELFTLLGRAYALPVLHLFSMNEGPLRFSDIEDRLDVSPTTLSKRLSELTEAGLLTRRSYDEIPPRVEYEPTDAANGLAPVFIHLYEWASVYDLYGEIGVPNEND; from the coding sequence ATGAGCGGCGACGAGTTTCCCGACCCGGAGGCGGTAATCGAACGCGGACGGCGGTATCGGGACCGACTCGATGAGTATGGGGAAAACCAGCAAAAAGAGACGGTTACGGAACTATTCACGCTGCTCGGCCGGGCCTACGCCCTCCCCGTTCTCCACCTCTTTTCGATGAACGAGGGACCGCTCCGGTTCTCGGATATCGAAGACCGACTCGACGTATCGCCAACGACGCTCTCGAAACGTCTCTCCGAACTCACCGAGGCGGGGTTGCTGACGCGACGGTCGTACGACGAGATACCTCCGCGAGTCGAGTACGAACCGACCGACGCGGCCAACGGTCTCGCACCCGTGTTCATCCACCTGTATGAGTGGGCGTCAGTGTACGACCTCTATGGTGAGATCGGTGTACCGAACGAGAACGATTAA